GAAAAAGTCtccaaatttttgaaaaaaagattattaaaaCTTTTACTAAATCGTCTATAACCTCGAAAACTTCAAGACCGGTCTTGCATAAACCCCaaatcattcttcttcttttttaacacTAAAAGATTagattattattaaaatgagGATTACACAAGATTTAAACTAAAGCCAGCTAGTTATCAAAACTCCCGGAGTCATAAGCCAGCGGAAGAAGAACCCCAAATTCTTGTAAACAAAGTTTATAGCATAAATATACGTAGGCGATAAAAATTGCTTAAACCTCAAGATAGTTTGGAACTGTCCCCATAAGAAAGtataaaaaaagatttcataCATTTTTATCGTACTCCATCCAGGCTACAATAGGTTTGAAGGATGTGGTCCTTTTAGCTGCCATTTGAGACAAGCAAGTATAGCTTGCTTTGACCTGCAAGGCTCCATAACAAACTTTATAGACAACAAGTGTTGGTGGTAGGCATATTTTGTAAAGAGAAGTGCGGATTATCACTAACCGCATCATAGACTTGGTTGGCTTTAGTTTCAAGATTGGCAAAAGCACCAAGGAATTTAATCCACTCGGCTCGCTAATTCAAGAATACAAGACCAGCATAATTTCAGATCAAAATGTGAAAAGTTTCACGTTTGGTTAAATCTAGATATATTCAAaggtaataataattaattaggcACCTGAAGAGGTGTGCCTTCGCTGAGTGGAAAAAAGTTTGCAAAATTGCATGTCTGAAGTTGATCAGTATCACTGATGAAATGCGCTGCAAATTGAGACACTTCTTCTGCACCTTTTTCAAACTTAACTACTTCCCCTGCCTCAAGCAGTTTCAGAACACACGGTGAAGCCACGGCGTCTGATGTTATTCCCTTCAAGCTCCCTAGTAATCCAAGTAGCTGCGGATATAACCATaacatttgtttttataaacatCCTTACAAAATTACATTTTTGGCCCATCCTAAAGCGTGATCCTAAAGTCGTTGATTTAACAAAacccaaaactttaaattagGTAGAAAAAAGTGCTTGCCTCAAAGAAAGAAACCGGAATGCCTCctgaataagaaaaaaaaaagagagatcttAAAAGGCAGGCCCGTTTTAAACAGAGGAAAGAAAGCAGGGGAAAATAACAGAGCATACCTTGAGAAGATTGAGTGTCTACTGAGTAGTTAAGAAGTGGAATCACATACGACTTTATCCTGGAAGTACAATACTTTGTCCGAACCGCCATTCTAGAAGTGTTCTACAGATattacttttttcttttcagtcACAAATGATACATTTAGcaacaaaaaagaaagacaatATGATGAGAAAATGCAAGAACCTGAATAAGGAGATAACTCTTGCCATCAATAGCATTTTTGATGACTTTGAAGGTTTGTCCATAATATATATGGAAATTATCAGCATCTTCTACCTTTGAAATGCTTCCCACTTTTACATTGTTGGAAGCTCCGTTTGATTCTCTGGCCACCATGCACAACAATACTAACAATAGTACCACAGGCCAAGAACAAAAAGGTGATGAAGACATCACTGTTAATTAGGCCAGGTGatgaaaaaagaagataaaatcaACTAAACTCTTTTGGAATTTAGATTGGTTCTCCTTGATGTTTGTAGTCGGAGAGAAAAggagaaatattgttttatttttacctttttttcttGGTAATAATTACTTTGTATATGCTGCAAATTCTGTTGGAATGTACGTTTTGTTTTTTAGtatgattttaaaacaattCTAGAATTCAGATGGAATATTTGCGTTACTCCACTTCCCTGAGAGTAAATTTATATGCAACcactattattttataaacacAAGTACCATGCTACATTCTTCATTTCATACCTTTTTCTTTATCTTAATTTAATGACTATTTATGTGGCCAATTTTATTATCTCTCCTATATATAGAAGTTCCAATGAGACTAAACGGGGGTGTCAAGGTTTCCAAGTAGGGTTCATCTAGAATGTTAGAGTTTCATTATCCACGGTTTTTTAGGGCGGGGTTCTTAGGTAAATATAAGAATctgtttcttaattttcaactaaaaagttaagaaactgtttcttaaaatagtattttaagaaacagtttcttaactttttagttgaaaattaaaaaacaatttcttatattttcctAAGAATTCCTCTCTAAGAAACCGTGGATAATGATGGTCTTACAGATCTCAGGGTGAGATTTGGTTTGAAATGAGACTTAAGTCATTTTCAAGACAATGTGTCATATAATCTCATATCGCAGATGAGGTGACGGCGGACTATGTGGCCGGCGGCATCGTCTGGAGAGATCGCGATCTCGTCGTCGGCTTCGGTGAGCGCGGTTTTGGCGAGGGACTGTGATTGAGATTTTTTAGTGGTGGCTCGGGCTCGAGCGAGGAGGTGAGAGGCTTGGATGAGCTGACGCTGGGTTTGGAGTGTGGCTCGGTGTTTGGATCGGAACTTGGTTAGGCCTTGTTGAGAGAGGTGAGTGCCTTGTCGGAGCTCTGGATTGGAGCCATCATCCAAGGTGGTTTCCTCGTTTGGAGGGACGACGCGCTCGCGTGGAGGCCGTGGCGTGAGAAGATCGGATTGCATGTTCGAATTGTGGTTCCGGGAGATGGAGGCTACCACAGATCCGTCGCCGCCGGCTTTTCTCCGGGGGGTGGAGGCTCCTTCAGCTCCGCCGACGCCGGTTCAAGTTCCCGGGAAGGGAGTCTTCCATAGATTTACCTTCGCCGGTTTGGTGACGGAGTGCGGATGCTTTCATAGATCCGCGCTGCCGATGAGAAACCCAAAGCTTTTGGGTCAAGGTTACTATGGTTCGTTTAGTGCGAAGCTAGAAGTGGTTACTGTCTAGGTGGTTCTGGGTCAGGGCGAAGGAGTTCTCGTTTTGATGATGAAGCTTTCCGCCGAGGTGAAGTCGGTCAAGTCAACAATTACGTGGTTCTCGATGCGCGCGTCTAGGGTTTTAAGCGGTTCAAAGGCGGAGGTGATCTCGTGTTTCGATTAATCTCTTCCGCGTGTTGACAGTGCGGGTAGAACGATGATTTCTCTAGTGGTTGGAAGTTTGGTTGTGTCGGGGGAGATCTCGATGGTTTGAGAAAGACCTCCGACATGATGTAAAAGCAAGGAAAATAGGTGGTTTCGGCGGAGGCTCTGCGGGTATCTGAGCTCCGGCGAAACGAGCGGTCCGGCGATCTCTTCCGGTTTCTTCCGGAGTCGATGAAGGGCAAGTTGAGGCGGAGAAACGCATGCCGGTCTGAATGGTGTAGATCATCCCACGTGTCTCTTCCTCTGCTTCCTTGTTTCTCTCGTGGGCCTTGATCGTCCGGTTTTGTAAGGTTGAGCTGAGGGGCCGTCTAAGTTGTTTGGGGCTTCGGCTGTATGTTGTAGCCCGTTTATGTATGGGCTTTTGGTGTTTCTGTTGTATCTGGGCGTGGTccatttgtttttaataatataaacatgatggaaaaaaaaaaaatctcatatcGCAGATGTAATAGAAGCTTTAGTGATGTCTACTATATACGGGATGTGAACTAATCCGTTTATATCTAATTTGAATGTAATATATTGAATTTGATATCATGAAGCAGTTATAAGacaaacaaataatttatttttacaaaataataaagaaaatataaagttagGTTTTGATTGACAGTGAGCATGCTAGAGGTGACCCGTGAAGACAGCACGTTACTATTATGGGCTTGTCATTTTGTGTTTCAATAGTTAGCGCTTTTGCTTTCTTGTGATTTTCTGTCTAACCCATCATCCCTCACCACGTGCTCTCCATCTCCAGTAACATAAGCTCGATTCCAAGGTTTTTGACTCAAACGTCCTAAGTGATAATGCAGATTTATGGTCATTTTAAGAGTAATATAAGGTTTGTAATATTAGGGTGAAGGTatcatttattatataagattGAATGCAGTTGAATTGTGACATGTATCACTGTAGTCTGTAtcagtctcttttttttttctgaacaacTATAGGTATCAGTctaataatcaaaattaatacTCCCAccgtttcataatataagtagttttggcTAAAAGCacgaagattaagaaaattattatgtttttaaaaaatattttataataaataggttagatataatttaaccaataaaaaataagtatatttaattttattggtcacactgtattcaataaatataaaagttacctagaaatacgaaaactacttacattttgaaacaaaaacatttttctaaaactacttacaatatgaaacggagggagtataaactTTCTAAccgttaatttttaattttattaaaaattcaaaatatccaAAAGACTGGTTTTATAGAATAGAAAAAGCAAAGTTATTGGATGCTCCACggattattgtttttttgttatgtggtatatatttttacttatgtACACTACACACAACGATCCTGTGTGATGACAGCGACGGTTGGTGATGCAAGCATACATTGATTGAGGTTGATGCGGAGATAAGATCTCAAAAATTGTTTGTGGAGATATTTGAAGAGGGAAAGAAATTTTCTTGTTGGCAAGAAATAAGGTTTCTGTGTTTGGAAAATGTTTTAGCGAATTATCCCCATCGCTAGTTTCTTATACTTGTGAGTGTGAGTGTTGCATCTTTTAGGTTGCCTCTAGCATTATCCAAAATGCAGCCGTTAATTGTCTTCTTAGGTGTTTTGTAATGTAAAATTAGTGGCCTTTAATATACAAATGCCTTCTTTGCCAAGTCAGTTTGATGTCCAATGTTATTTATGGGTTGGCCCAGTTATTTTGATAGAAGGGCGGAGTTCGATAATTTGGTTGGTTTACATTTGCGATTGGGTCGGGTTTGGGGCTTGAGCTGTAGATTTGGTGATGATATGATTACTTTGTAGGCCTTTGTAGTTGGGTAATAGGTTGCAGGTTACTAAGGGTATGAATGTTTTCCCACTACCACCcacaaacgcagcttttgcggttagtAGCGGTTATTGGCTTTTGacaacaatcgctcaaaccgctccaaaccgtttcaaaccgctctaaacctcataaattcaaaatttggtttcagctagcgtttgcggttgtggACGGCTGCgagaggataattttttttctttttttaaaacaatataaatacaaaaataaaaatattcaacaaaaattttaaattgaaattataaaaatactaaaatatatctattatactttaattaatattataaaattttaaaaataaaaatatttttataattttaaaaaatttaaaactataactttctaaatataatttttatatttattataatattatgatttttaatacttttataattatataaaatgtaaatattgttaatttattatttaatcgctgctgcatttggtagttaaccagttataagtatcccgcaaacgcaccgaTTTCTAACCgtagaaccagtcgtacaaatctcttaaaaccgctagaaactgcaaccacccgcatccgcaaactcccgcaactgCAATCGCAACCGCTACGTTTGAACCAGTAAGGTCCTAAATTAATCTGAAGCGTCTAAAAGTGAAGTACTTTATGTCATATTTTATGTCACACATGACATGGAAGCTCATTGCCAATCTCCTATATACCTCTACTCTTCGAGACGCAAATATTATCAACTATAAGAACATTCCACATATCTTTGGGCGAAGCACATATAC
This Brassica napus cultivar Da-Ae chromosome C6, Da-Ae, whole genome shotgun sequence DNA region includes the following protein-coding sequences:
- the LOC111206777 gene encoding uncharacterized protein LOC111206777 isoform X1, translated to MSSSPFCSWPVVLLLVLLCMVARESNGASNNVKVGSISKVEDADNFHIYYGQTFKVIKNAIDGKSYLLIQNTSRMAVRTKYCTSRIKSYVIPLLNYSVDTQSSQGGIPVSFFELLGLLGSLKGITSDAVASPCVLKLLEAGEVVKFEKGAEEVSQFAAHFISDTDQLQTCNFANFFPLSEGTPLQRAEWIKFLGAFANLETKANQVYDAVKASYTCLSQMAAKRTTSFKPIVAWMEYDKNGGVWCFTKEPHKLKFVEDAGGENIDKSINKITYNVSDPDDLEALHAILCTVDAVIDETLSSEPQNYTKKTFLDNINLEDNSCFAFNQSIWRYDKRVRKGTTLDWHDGAISQPNLVLADMIEALFPTGNYTTSYFRNIAKGEGVIDISSDMCDRDASLPLAPTIPACG
- the LOC111206777 gene encoding uncharacterized protein LOC111206777 isoform X2 — encoded protein: MLIISIYIMDKPSKSSKMLLMARVISLFRMAVRTKYCTSRIKSYVIPLLNYSVDTQSSQGGIPVSFFELLGLLGSLKGITSDAVASPCVLKLLEAGEVVKFEKGAEEVSQFAAHFISDTDQLQTCNFANFFPLSEGTPLQRAEWIKFLGAFANLETKANQVYDAVKASYTCLSQMAAKRTTSFKPIVAWMEYDKNGGVWCFTKEPHKLKFVEDAGGENIDKSINKITYNVSDPDDLEALHAILCTVDAVIDETLSSEPQNYTKKTFLDNINLEDNSCFAFNQSIWRYDKRVRKGTTLDWHDGAISQPNLVLADMIEALFPTGNYTTSYFRNIAKGEGVIDISSDMCDRDASLPLAPTIPACG